In Montipora foliosa isolate CH-2021 chromosome 13, ASM3666993v2, whole genome shotgun sequence, one DNA window encodes the following:
- the LOC137981769 gene encoding uncharacterized protein yields the protein MALTHKRKALIAFMVLELLGGPNDRVKRGKTSEWLKERSEKGIFQTVIQLSLQDTPAFKEMMRMSPDQFKEILNAIEPDICKQSTKMGGEPIIPSERLALTLRFLATGESFRSHHFQFRISRPAVSYIVTEVCEAITKRLGPSYLKVPSSEQEWLQIAKQFEEKRNFPNAWEPSTGSILPSNLLQTRDLIIITVNRHTHSIVLLAIAGPDCDVLYADVGTNGRVSDGGISNKCCFLKALEGNKLGIPPSRPLLPSLFSK from the coding sequence atggcGCTAACACACAAACGAAAAGCTCTTATAGCGTTTATGGTTCTCGAGCTGTTAGGGGGCCCAAATGACCGTGTCAAGCGAGGGAAAACTAGTGAATGGCTAAAAGAACGATCCGAAAAGGGAATTTTCCAAACTGTAATACAATTATCGCTGCAGGATACGCCTGCATTTAaggagatgatgagaatgagCCCGGATCagttcaaagaaattttgaacgCAATTGAACCGGACATATGCAAACAGAGCACCAAAATGGGCGGTGAACCGATTATTCCCTCTGAAAGGCTAGCTTTGACGCTCAGATTTCTGGCTACTGGCGAGAGTTTTCGATCCCATCATTTTCAATTTAGGATCAGCAGACCTGCAGTATCATATATTGTGACGGAAGTGTGTGAAGCAATAACCAAAAGGCTGGGCCCTTCTTACTTAAAAGTGCCTTCGTCTGAGCAGGAATGGCTACAGATTGCAAAACAGTTTGAAGAGAAAAGGAACTTTCCGAATGCTTGGGAGCCATCGACGGGAAGCATATTACCCTCCAACCTCCTCCAAACTCGGGATCTCATTATTATAACTGTAAACCGTCACACGCACTCCATTGTCCTATTGGCTATTGCTGGTCCCGATTGTGACGTTCTCTATGCAGATGTGGGAACTAATGGCCGCGTATCAGATGGTGGCATATCGAATAAGTGTTGCTTTCTTAAGGCACTTGAAGGAAACAAGTTGGGAATTCCACCAAGTAGGCCACTACTGCCATCTTTGTTTTCCAAATGA